A region from the Acyrthosiphon pisum isolate AL4f chromosome A1, pea_aphid_22Mar2018_4r6ur, whole genome shotgun sequence genome encodes:
- the LOC100144913 gene encoding diacetyl/L-xylulose reductase, whose product MEEFFKGKKFIVTGANAGIGETITKRLVSLGAHVFAVGRDAKKLPPATPNLTPVCADVGEWDSYDIIKKLGPVHGLVNNAGVAYIESFFDMTQEGWDKTLNINARGIVRISQAVAQNMKDAGIKGSIVNVSSTISERAIPDHTSYCASKGAVNQVTRVMSIELGPLGIRTNNVNPTVVMTKMGAKAWSDPVKSNPILSRIPIGRFAECDDVANVTLFLLSDYSTYVNGVSIPVDGGFLAS is encoded by the exons ATGGAAGAATTCTTTAAGGGCAAAAAGTTCATCGTCACCGGCGCTAACGCGG GAATTGGCGAGACGATTACTAAACGCCTAGTGTCATTGGGTGCTCACGTTTTCGCTGTTGGACGTGACGCAAAGAAATTACCACCGGCTACGCCTAACCTAACTCCAGTTTGTGCAGATGTGGGTGAATGGGACTCCtacgatattattaaaaaattgggACCTGTCCACGGCTTGGTGAATAATGCTGGAGTGGCGTATATCGAATCTTTCTTTGACATGACACAAGAAGGATGGGATAA AACATTAAATATCAACGCAAGAGGAATCGTTCGCATAAGTCAGGCTGTAGCACAGAACATGAAGGATGCTGGAATTAAAGGGTCCATCGTTAACGTGTCCTCAACAATTTCAGAA AGAGCTATTCCAGACCACACGTCGTATTGTGCATCAAAAGGTGCAGTCAACCAAGTGACAAGAGTTATGAGTATCGAGCTGGGACCATTGGGTATCCGTACCAATAACGTCAACCCGACTGTGGTTATGACAAAAATGGGTGCTAAAGCATGGTCCGACCCAGTGAAATCGAACCCAATTTTAAGTAGAATACCAATTGGACGATTTgctg AGTGTGACGACGTAGCAAATGTGACTCTATTTTTACTCAGTGACTATTCTACTTACGTAAATGGTGTTTCAATTCCAGTGGACGGTGGATTTTTGGCCAGTTAA